Proteins co-encoded in one Neofelis nebulosa isolate mNeoNeb1 chromosome 2, mNeoNeb1.pri, whole genome shotgun sequence genomic window:
- the RAMP1 gene encoding receptor activity-modifying protein 1 isoform X3: MATACQDANSGALLQELCLTQFQVDMEAIGKTLWCDWGETVKPLRGQLWELLITCHESCFQSPASQPRAGKRTERACAHPHGRRGVQSDPSQPAPALGASGGLPVPRGVPAIVIRQLGPDCTVVTVSVSRVIRPSPVR, encoded by the exons ATGGCCACAGCCTGCCAGGACGCCAACTCTGGCGCTCTCCTCCAGGAGCTCTGCCTCACCCAGTTCCAGGTGGACATGGAGGCCATCGGGAAGACGCTGTGGTGCGACTGGGGCGAGACCGTCAA GCCACTGCGGGGACAACTTTGGGAACTGCTCATAACATGCCACGAAAGCTGTTTCCAGAGCCCAGCCAGTCAG CCCAGGGCGGGGAAGCGCACAGAGAGAGCCTGCGCGCATCCACACGGCCGGAGAGGGGTCCAGTCAGATCCCAGCCAGCCTGCGCCCGCTCTCGGTGCATCCGGTGGCCTTCCTGTACCACGTGGCGTCCCAGCAATCGTGATACGGCAGCTGGGTCCCGACTGCACTGTTGTTACTGTTTCCGTGAGTCGTGTCATACGACCTTCCCCTGTTCGATAG
- the RAMP1 gene encoding receptor activity-modifying protein 1 isoform X1 — protein MARSLGGLWLLVVHHLLMATACQDANSGALLQELCLTQFQVDMEAIGKTLWCDWGETVKPLRGQLWELLITCHESCFQSPASQPRAGKRTERACAHPHGRRGVQSDPSQPAPALGASGGLPVPRGVPAIVIRQLGPDCTVVTVSVSRVIRPSPVR, from the exons TGCATCACCTCCTCATGGCCACAGCCTGCCAGGACGCCAACTCTGGCGCTCTCCTCCAGGAGCTCTGCCTCACCCAGTTCCAGGTGGACATGGAGGCCATCGGGAAGACGCTGTGGTGCGACTGGGGCGAGACCGTCAA GCCACTGCGGGGACAACTTTGGGAACTGCTCATAACATGCCACGAAAGCTGTTTCCAGAGCCCAGCCAGTCAG CCCAGGGCGGGGAAGCGCACAGAGAGAGCCTGCGCGCATCCACACGGCCGGAGAGGGGTCCAGTCAGATCCCAGCCAGCCTGCGCCCGCTCTCGGTGCATCCGGTGGCCTTCCTGTACCACGTGGCGTCCCAGCAATCGTGATACGGCAGCTGGGTCCCGACTGCACTGTTGTTACTGTTTCCGTGAGTCGTGTCATACGACCTTCCCCTGTTCGATAG
- the RAMP1 gene encoding receptor activity-modifying protein 1 isoform X2 — protein MARSLGGLWLLVVHHLLMATACQDANSGALLQELCLTQFQVDMEAIGKTLWCDWGETVKTYKVLTDCTRHVADQLGCFWPNAAVDRFFVAVHRHYFRNCPVSGRAVRDPPRSILCPFIAVPILVTLLVTALVVWRSKRPEGVV, from the exons TGCATCACCTCCTCATGGCCACAGCCTGCCAGGACGCCAACTCTGGCGCTCTCCTCCAGGAGCTCTGCCTCACCCAGTTCCAGGTGGACATGGAGGCCATCGGGAAGACGCTGTGGTGCGACTGGGGCGAGACCGTCAA GACCTACAAAGTGCTCACTGACTGCACCAGGCACGTGGCGGACCAGCTGGGCTGCTTCTGGCCGAATGCGGCCGTGGACAGGTTCTTTGTGGCCGTCCACCGGCACTACTTCAGGAACTGCCCCGTCTCCGGCAGGGCTGTGCGGGACCCGCCCCGAAGCATCCTCTGCCCCTTCATCGCGGTGCCCATCCTGGTGACCCTGCTTGTGACGGCGCTGGTGGTCTGGAGGAGCAAGCGCCCGGAGGGCGTCGTGTAG